From the Streptomyces pluripotens genome, one window contains:
- a CDS encoding ATP-binding protein: MNGFALHERPTESASWRIALPHTAAAVPVARALVRTALSEVEHPADSDTAELLTAELVANAVEHTAGRGPIELVVELLPSGCQVEVHDPDPAPPGHLTQAVIEEPDPWQEGGRGLLLIRTLSSSCGHRPTPSGKAVWFTLPAIPAQRRRPA, encoded by the coding sequence ATGAACGGATTCGCCTTGCACGAACGCCCCACCGAATCGGCCTCCTGGCGCATTGCGCTGCCGCACACCGCGGCGGCCGTGCCCGTGGCGCGCGCCCTGGTGCGCACGGCGCTCTCCGAGGTGGAGCACCCGGCCGACAGCGACACCGCGGAGCTGCTCACGGCCGAGCTGGTGGCCAACGCGGTGGAGCACACCGCCGGGCGGGGCCCGATAGAGCTGGTCGTGGAACTGCTGCCGAGCGGCTGCCAGGTCGAGGTGCACGACCCGGATCCGGCGCCGCCCGGTCATCTGACCCAGGCGGTGATCGAGGAGCCCGACCCCTGGCAGGAAGGCGGGCGCGGCCTGCTGCTGATCCGTACCCTCAGCTCCTCCTGCGGTCACCGCCCCACACCGTCGGGCAAGGCGGTGTGGTTCACACTGCCTGCGATTCCCGCTCAGCGGCGGCGTCCGGCATGA
- a CDS encoding enoyl-CoA hydratase family protein, which produces MSPFTGSAARTSDWEHLRVQLADGVATVTLARPDKLNALTFGAYADLRDLLAQLSRERSVRALVLAGAGCGFCSGGDVDEIIGDTLSMDTAQLLDFNRMTGQVVRAIRECPFPVVAAVHGVAAGAGAVLALAADFRVADPSARFAFLFTRVGLSGGDMGAAYLLPRVVGLGHATRLLMLGEPVRAAEAERIGLLSELTAEGRADEAALGLARRLADGPALAHAQTKALLTAELDMPLAAAVELDASTQALLMNGEDYAEFHAAFTEKRPPQWRGR; this is translated from the coding sequence ATGAGTCCCTTCACCGGCTCCGCCGCCCGCACCTCCGACTGGGAGCACCTGCGGGTCCAGCTCGCCGACGGGGTCGCCACCGTTACCCTCGCCCGCCCCGACAAACTCAACGCCCTCACCTTCGGCGCCTACGCCGATCTGCGTGATCTGCTCGCCCAACTGTCCCGGGAACGCTCGGTGCGCGCCCTGGTCCTGGCCGGTGCAGGATGTGGGTTTTGTTCCGGTGGCGACGTCGACGAAATCATCGGCGACACGCTGTCCATGGACACCGCCCAGCTGCTGGACTTCAACCGGATGACCGGCCAGGTCGTACGGGCGATCCGGGAGTGTCCGTTCCCGGTGGTTGCCGCCGTGCACGGGGTCGCGGCGGGCGCCGGAGCCGTCCTGGCCCTCGCCGCGGACTTCCGGGTGGCGGATCCGTCGGCGCGCTTCGCCTTCCTCTTCACCCGGGTCGGTCTGTCCGGCGGTGACATGGGCGCGGCCTACCTGCTGCCCCGGGTGGTCGGTCTGGGCCACGCGACCCGCCTGCTGATGCTCGGCGAACCGGTGCGCGCTGCCGAGGCCGAGCGCATCGGCCTGCTCAGCGAACTGACGGCGGAGGGCCGCGCGGATGAGGCGGCACTCGGTCTCGCCCGCCGCCTGGCCGACGGCCCCGCCCTCGCCCATGCCCAAACAAAGGCCCTGCTCACGGCCGAACTGGACATGCCACTGGCGGCGGCGGTGGAGCTGGACGCGTCGACCCAAGCCCTGCTGATGAACGGTGAGGACTACGCCGAGTTCCATGC
- a CDS encoding amino acid permease, translated as MPAPRIKSPGALLAASGADLEGHGLKRTMGLFQLMCFGVGAIVGTGIFVGLSDSVAQAGPAVVLSFVLAAVTCVFTAFSFAELGGAIPVSGSSYSFAYAGLGETTAFLVGWCLLLEYGISISAVAVGWSQYVNELLHSLTGHQLPAALSAGPADGGIVNLPAVIVIAMACVLLVRGVRESARATAAMAAVKLVILLAFCAIGYSAFKDGNLTPFSPAGLGGIGAGTTAAFFSYIGFDAITTAGEEAKNPRRDIPVAIMVCMGLVTLLYCAVALAAIGAIGGDQVAGRPAALSYVVNEVTGSAVGGGVIAFGAVVAIASVVLAVMYGQTRILMSMSRDGLIPRVFEKVSPRTSTPVAGTLIVGVVFAVPAAFASLDAVMNLCTIGTLAIMAVVNIAVIALRRREPGLARSFRVPLYPVGPLLGVVFCLYLVYETGWQTWLQFAAFLLVGLLVYVAYGRRHSALARMAAVEVMPDAAAERESQAV; from the coding sequence ATGCCCGCTCCTCGCATCAAGTCCCCCGGCGCGCTCCTCGCCGCATCCGGAGCCGACCTGGAAGGCCACGGCCTCAAGCGCACGATGGGACTCTTCCAACTGATGTGCTTCGGCGTCGGCGCCATCGTCGGCACCGGTATCTTCGTCGGCCTCTCCGACTCCGTCGCCCAGGCCGGCCCCGCGGTCGTCCTCTCCTTCGTCCTCGCCGCCGTCACCTGCGTCTTCACCGCCTTCTCCTTCGCGGAACTGGGCGGCGCGATCCCTGTTTCCGGCTCCTCCTACTCCTTCGCCTACGCGGGCCTCGGCGAGACCACCGCCTTCCTGGTCGGCTGGTGCCTGTTGCTGGAGTACGGCATTTCCATCTCGGCCGTCGCCGTCGGCTGGAGCCAGTACGTCAACGAACTGCTGCACAGCCTCACCGGTCACCAGCTACCGGCCGCGCTGTCCGCCGGGCCGGCAGACGGCGGGATCGTGAACCTCCCCGCAGTGATCGTCATCGCCATGGCCTGCGTGCTGCTGGTGCGCGGAGTCCGGGAGAGCGCCCGGGCCACCGCCGCCATGGCCGCGGTGAAGCTGGTGATCCTCCTCGCCTTCTGCGCCATCGGCTACAGCGCTTTCAAGGACGGCAACCTCACCCCGTTCTCCCCGGCCGGCCTCGGCGGCATCGGCGCGGGCACCACCGCCGCGTTCTTCTCCTACATCGGCTTCGACGCGATCACCACGGCCGGCGAGGAGGCCAAGAACCCGCGCCGGGACATCCCCGTAGCGATCATGGTGTGCATGGGTCTGGTCACCCTGCTGTACTGCGCGGTCGCGCTCGCCGCGATCGGTGCTATCGGCGGCGACCAGGTGGCGGGCCGGCCCGCCGCGCTGTCGTACGTCGTCAACGAGGTCACCGGCTCCGCCGTCGGCGGTGGGGTCATCGCCTTCGGCGCGGTGGTCGCCATCGCCTCCGTGGTCCTCGCCGTGATGTACGGCCAGACCCGTATCCTGATGTCCATGTCCCGGGACGGGCTGATCCCGCGCGTCTTCGAGAAGGTCTCCCCGAGGACCTCCACGCCGGTCGCGGGCACCCTGATCGTCGGGGTCGTCTTCGCCGTCCCGGCGGCCTTCGCCTCGCTCGACGCCGTGATGAACCTGTGCACCATCGGCACGCTCGCCATCATGGCCGTCGTCAACATCGCGGTCATCGCGCTGCGCCGCCGCGAGCCGGGACTTGCCCGCAGCTTCCGAGTGCCGCTCTACCCCGTGGGCCCGCTGCTGGGCGTCGTCTTCTGCCTGTACCTCGTCTACGAGACCGGCTGGCAGACCTGGCTCCAGTTCGCAGCGTTCCTCCTGGTGGGCCTGCTCGTCTACGTCGCCTACGGGCGCCGGCACTCCGCCCTGGCCCGTATGGCCGCCGTGGAGGTCATGCCGGACGCCGCCGCTGAGCGGGAATCGCAGGCAGTGTGA